TTATAGCCCGCGATCCTTTAGGAATTAAACCCCTATACTATTGGCAGTCTGGCTCAACTTTAGTATTTGCCTCAGAACTGCGAGCAATTCTGGCTTCTAAACTGCCTAAAATTGAATTAAATCCACAGGGTTTATATGGCTATTTAGTCAGTGGTTCAGTACCAGAACCTTACACATTAATTGAATATATCCACTGTTTACCAGCTGGTCATTGGTTACATTGGCGTTCTGATAAATTCATCCAACAGCAGTATTGGCAAATTGACTTTACTCCTGAAACAATTTCCCACACAGAAGCTCAAGAAAAAGTCCGTAAGGCTCTGATTGATTCTACTGAACATCACTTTATCAGCGATGTTCCAGTGGGGATATTTCTCAGTGGTGGTATTGACTCAAGTTCAGTTGTTGCCTTAGCGCGTCAAACTCAAAAAGGTAATTTACGCACCTACTCGATTGCTTTTGAAGAAAATGAGTGGAATGAAGGGGACTTGGCTCAAAAAGTTGCTGAAGAGTTTGGTACTAGCCATACAGAATATCAAGTTTCAGCATCGTTAGGACGAGAACTTTTACCTCAATTTTTAGCAAGTATTGACCAACCAAGTATTGATGGTTTCAATACTTTTTGTGTATCACAAATTGCCCACAAAGATGGTACTAAAGTAGTGTTATCTGGGCTTGGGGGAGATGAGTTTTTTGGTGGTTATAAGACATTTCAACAAGTACCAAAGATGCTTCGTTGGGGACAGCAACTCCGCAAAATTCAACCGATCAGTACTACTGTTGGTAGAGGATTAGCATTTTGGGGTAAATCACCACGAATGCAGCGTTTAGGAGATTTTTTACAACAAAAACCAACAACAGCAGCAGCTTACCGCAGTTTTCGGGGTATTTTTTCCCAAACTGAAGCCAGCAAAATTCATCAGTATTACTTCAAAGATTCCGCGACTCATTTTTCAACTCCTTTGCCCATTTGGGAAAAAAGTGTTTTTCAGGATTTTAACCTAGGCAAAAATCTTACCACTTTAGAAGATGAAGTGAGCCTACTAGAACTGAGCTGTTATATGCGTAATCAATTATTACGAGACAGCGATGTTATGAGTATGGCATGGGGGTTAGAATTGCGAGTACCCTTAGTTGACAAGACTTTACTAGAAGCGATCGCTTCTATTCCTAGCACAATGCGGCTAGCACCAGGTAAACAATTATTAATTCAAGCGGTTCCTGAGTTACCGAGTTGGTTACTTAATCGTCCCAAACGAGGATTCTTTTTTCCTTTTCAGCAATGGGTAGAGAAAGAGTGGAGCGATTATTTTCCAGCCCATGAACTGGGCAAAGATATTAACCTCAAATTATGGTATCGTCGTTGGAGTCTGGCAATTCTTCAGCATTGGTGGCAGCAAGTTAATAGCTGATTAGCCTAATAACATTCAAAAAGATTCATCAGATGACTTAAATTTTGAAACTCAGCCAACAATTTATCTGAAGTAAATCTGGGGGTATTATGTGATTCTTACTAAGGTGTGTTTTTTTTATCATTGCAGAATGATAAAAAGAAGATAATCAACTTGGTAAGCTATTACTTCAAAACGCCAAAGTTTTGGATAAACATGAAAGTCCTACACATTATTCCTTCAGTTGCGTCAGTACGAGGTGGCCCTAGTCAAGCAGCTCTTGAAACAGTTAAAGCCTTACGAAAGATAGGTCTTGAAACTGAAATTGTCACTACTAATGATAATGGCAATGATTTACTCGATGTGCCT
Above is a window of Nostoc sp. UHCC 0702 DNA encoding:
- the asnB gene encoding asparagine synthase (glutamine-hydrolyzing); translation: MCGIAGILTNTEIQNNLEILMLRMQTALQHRGPDDQGIYISPNRQVAFAHTRLSIIDLSTAGHQPMSTPDKRYWITFNGEIYNFRQLRRELETKGEQFHSQTDTEVILKLYQHQGTECVKHLRGMFAFAIWDNQEQTCFIARDPLGIKPLYYWQSGSTLVFASELRAILASKLPKIELNPQGLYGYLVSGSVPEPYTLIEYIHCLPAGHWLHWRSDKFIQQQYWQIDFTPETISHTEAQEKVRKALIDSTEHHFISDVPVGIFLSGGIDSSSVVALARQTQKGNLRTYSIAFEENEWNEGDLAQKVAEEFGTSHTEYQVSASLGRELLPQFLASIDQPSIDGFNTFCVSQIAHKDGTKVVLSGLGGDEFFGGYKTFQQVPKMLRWGQQLRKIQPISTTVGRGLAFWGKSPRMQRLGDFLQQKPTTAAAYRSFRGIFSQTEASKIHQYYFKDSATHFSTPLPIWEKSVFQDFNLGKNLTTLEDEVSLLELSCYMRNQLLRDSDVMSMAWGLELRVPLVDKTLLEAIASIPSTMRLAPGKQLLIQAVPELPSWLLNRPKRGFFFPFQQWVEKEWSDYFPAHELGKDINLKLWYRRWSLAILQHWWQQVNS